The window TGGGTTGTACCTGCCTTGCCCTGATGtctgctgtgattggctccaTCAGCCCCTtgactctgccctggataagcaggttatgaCAATGGATGGCTGCTTGTTCTGTGTGTTTAAAGGCAGATGAGCTGCTAGTTAAGGAACAGGAAGACCTCAGCCTCTACTGCCCCCTGGTGGTTTCTTTGAATATTCGCTAGTTATCTTATTCCTATGAAGTTCCCTAAATAATCCTCTGTCATTAATAGTTGGATTCTCCTTGGCAGGCGGACATTACTTTATTTTGTGTTCCAAGAACATCAGACAAGTCAGTAAAGACAGAACTAAAGACCGGACCCTCCTCGTGCAGACAGAACTCCTCAGATGTCTTCCTCGGTACAAAGGACACTCGTTTGTCTTGTAGACTTTATTCTCAGAAGGTCATTTTGATTCGGTGGTCTCGTACCGATTAGCACTGCGTATCATTGTCACTAATCCTGATACTTAAAGACTCCATGATGTCCCATCTGTCACTTAGGACCCTCTTGTGTTTCAGTGCAGACCCTTTCTCAGGCCCACCATGAATTTGCTACATTTCCAGCATGTCGATGTTGAAGTATTTGTGAGGTGACAACACTGAGGACACACTTGAGGTTTTCACTCACAACGTTTGcactttttaaagtaaactgAGTGCTGCTGAGTCCTCACAGGGCCCGCTGTCCATTCTCAGGCCCCTCAGTGTCCAGTCCTGTCCCCTCTTTAGTGCCACTTTGTGTTTTGTCCTGCTGTCCTGTCCTTTATTGTCACCTTGTATGTCCTCTCGGCCCCCCTATCCTTATTAAAGCCCCCCTCACCTGTACTGACCGGTCACATGGTGTCCCTGCTGACTGCTGGCTTGTGAAACTTGTGTATTTGAGTTCATCCTCATCACTGACAGGCGGCCATCTTGTGTTGTTAGAGTCAGTGTCATAAATTCAGTGCCCCCCGTGGTCACTTCTGACAAGGAACTGAGAAACATACAATGGGGGGTCTGCTAAATAAAAGGCCACAAACGAAGTGTAAGGACGAGAAAAGTGACAGAATGACTgacagagcagagcagagcagcaCAAAATGAATCAAAGTGGACAGGAATGACAGGAACAGGAGGACAACAGGCCAGGGGGGACATGAGACCCTCAGGTTAGTGACGACAAGTCTGAGAGCTGCTGGTGAGTCTGTGAACGAGTGCCAGGCCTCACTGGTGGTCTTCTTGTTTGTGTCTTTAACAAATCCTCGCTGTGTGATTcgtcttttattaaaatgtcacagttcttgtgctgttgAGGTCACAGCGTGGTGATCAGGCTctttagggttaaatgaagatAAAATGGCAGACAGGCGGAGTGGAGGAGGTCAGAGGTGAGACTACACAGGGGGGCCGAGCAGTGACACAAATAGACACACGAGGGGCTTGGTGGGCTTtggtttgtaaaaataaaaactcaaaggTGAGAAGTGAACACGAGCTGTTTGACGtctttgtctttttaatgttCAGGTCCTTCAAGGAGTGTAAATGTGTTATTGTCTTCCTCAAGTCCCCTGATTTCCTGACATCTTCCTCTTTTCTGCTTTCTTCTCCTAAGCTGATGTCACTTTTGACCCTGAGACTGCAGATCCATATCTCATTGTGTCTGAAGACGGGAAAGAagtgagagacacagacacatggCAGAGAGGGACGGACAATCCAAAGAGGTTTGGCCACAGTGTTATTGTCCTGGCCAGAGAAGGATTCACGTCAGGGAGACACTACTGGGAGGTGGAGGTCGGGGGGAAGACTAAGTGGACTTTAGGAGTCGCCAGAGAGTCGGTCAACAGGAAGGGGGAGATTACACTGAGCCCATATAATGGATACTGGACTGTGTGCCTGAGGAATGAGAACGAGTACGAGGCTAACACTGACTGTCCTCTCCACCTCCCCCTGAGAGTGAAGCCCCAGACAGTGGGGGTCTTTCTGGACTATGATGAAGGTCAGGTCTCCTTTTACAATGCCCAGTCCCGCTCTCACCTCTACACCTTCACAgactccttcactgagcccctctatccgTTCTTCAGTCCTGAACTTAATGACGGTGGTAAAAACGCGGCCCCTCTGGTCATCTGCCCCCTGCGCACACACTGACCCCTCAGTATTAATGTCGTCTGTCCATCTCTGTGTCAGGTCAGAGCAGCACAAAGCCGATGGAGACTTTCTTTAACATTCAGACCACCGAACTCAAAGCCCCCCTGAGGTGTCCTGCTGTTTGCTGCTCgtctgattttcattttcaggATTTCTGTGTTTAATGAGACATCAGGACTGAACACTTGGGATTTTTAAATGGCGTCGGATCAAAGCGTCGGCTCCATAATCAAATGTGAATCTTTATAATTTGATCTGAGGGtctgaaaatgaacagaaatccTGAGTGTGCGTCTTTAATTTGACATTCAAAGAGGAATTCAACAAAGATGGTTGTGTTCTCCACAGCACTGGATTGGTGTTCTTCAGTCTTTGTGTGACGTCACTTGCTGGTGGTCAGTCCTGATGACCCTGAGGTGCCCACTTTGTGACATTAAAAGACTGAGAGGACATGAAGAGTGTGAGCTGAGCAGAAGAAATCCGAGACCCTGAATATCGAGACCACCGTCCATTTTGTAACTCGcttatctaattcagggtcacagggggctgtCAATGTGGGGGGGCAACACAGATAAGAACCAACCTACGACACCAGAGCTGAAGGCCGGACCACCAATCACTGTGTTACTACGAGACCACCAGTCAGACAAACATGAATTCATATCTAGCGTTATATACTTCTATTGTTAAACGTGGACTGAAATACACAACACTGTAAGTCTGTGAGAAGTTCATCAACACTGAGATGAGTTTgtgatgaaatgaaataaaacagaaatgaaaataaagaaaggcaggaattacaaaaataaatcatcGACATCAGTGAGGTGTCCTCTGTGATAAAATGGCTTCTCATGAACTTCTCTGAGGGTCCACCTCACAGTCCTGAAACTCCAGCAGACTCGGTGTTCATAGACGTGAATGACCTGACTGGGGATCCACATTATCTGCCCCTCGTCACCCACTgggattatttaaattatgagaGTCATCTTCTCATCATAAAAGCAAATAATGAAGAGCTGATGAAGAGCTGAACTCGAATCATTCAACTTAGAAGAGGCCATTTTATGAGGTAAGTTAACAGGGCAGCCAAGATTTGTAAGTCCCTTTGGATTAAAGTGTCTGTCATGGACTTATTTCAGTGACACACACAGGTGGTCTGCTGCAGTGGTAGAGTCGGAGTGTGTTACAGAAATGACAATAATAAGTTTAATTCATGAACAGAGTGCTAGACGTGACAAAAGAACTGgagaaacagaattaaaaaatggacGACTTCACAGAAATCAgcacaattaaaaatgacaacagaatACAGAATTGTGTGTGAATGACACCCTCTTGTGGTCATGAAGtgtaattaaaataatcaaaaatggacCAAAATATATCAATCCAGTCCTCGTCTGaatcagtttatttattgtgcatttgagTGTGAAGGCGTATGTGAGACTCAGAAATGTCACTTTgtctgtaatttataaatgaactCAAATAGAGTCAGGCACAGAGCTGCAAGTGTGTTTGTCTGGTGTTACCAGTTACCAGGGGATGTGTGACTGGGAGAACTGGGAGAAAAGTCGAgtggacacaaggagaacacacTAACTGCACAGAGACGCTGAGCATGCTGGGAATTGATGTTAGGAGCTGTAAGGCACTGGGCCACTTGGGggcttaataatgataataataataataataaagttaaatttGTTGAACAGAAGCCTCTACAAATACACGTTGGCCTGCAGCATGAAAGTTGACGTCACTGATGAAGATTTGCTGAGTGACTTTGGAGTGGTAGATAAACTCGTCTCTTCAGCGTGATCTTCATGCTCTTCCTCTCACTAATCACAGTCACTGCTCTCGTCTGCACACAACACCACACACATGTCGGGGGTCTTACTGTTTGTATCTTTGACTTTCTCACATGTTAATGAAACTGTAAACGTGATGTTTCATCTTTGTCAAGCAGACAAGTCAGAGTTTCCTGTAATCTGCACACTTGTTACTAAACCTGAACTTGAATGTTTGCCCATCTTctcctttcttgtttgcaataCGATGAGGAGACTGGAGAATACTGGAGGAAAATTATGGAAGAAGAAGCTGTCATGttctaaatgaatgaattaaaccaTTTAATGTTTGATGAATTATTGCATCAAGAAAATATAAAGGTGACAAAGAAAACAAGGAGCATCAGAACAAAGTGTGACAGGTGACACTGTGACTTTAAGGAAGCCCACCCAGATACGCCAGTTACATGGAACTTCATGCTCGTGTACCTGTGGACCATTAATTCTTTAATGATTCAAATTTCACAAATGTGTGTGAcaggaaatacaaaaaaacaaaccttttgaTTTCTACAGTATTAAAATAATCAGATTTATGTGAGTTTAAAACACTGCCtgaaaaaatccacacagaaaatggcttgatttcaatttttttcggTTAActtgtgttagggtcagcaccgacccgttttactttttaaatgcataaaactactacctaattttgtttattgcatcaaggctttttgattttgtcaggaatctgtatttaattaaaataaaacaaaaaaaaaacaattgtactaaattataaaatgctctggtgaaaatgattccctttgtgttggtagggtcagttttgaGCCAGTTATAATTTAaagttataaaacaatagttagggtcaaaacaaaaatcctaaacacactttgagggtcttctctctttgcctgtgtgtctccttacctgaacaaacaaaacaaacaaacaaagacagacctGTTTAGACATGGaaggcttgcataagacaaatttagtttagcgttggtgacttgcagagtacacatctcctgtttgcagcagtcaaaaatgagaagaagatttacagtaagccaagctctggatcagatcttttctgaaaatgaggcagaggacacagaacagcatagtgatacagatgagcaggtttccaaggaggaagacattgtagagtatctaccagaaggcacagacacatctgatgagtctgatgaggaggtcaccgatgctgaagctgcactcactcctgctgaaacgttcaaatccaaaagtggtaacatctgttggagctcaaggttattatagttttacctttttatattagtttttatttctatattttttctgaccttacttggaaattcagtttagttttagttttccttcattgcatatttttagttttagtttagtttttatttcacaaagacatttctattttatttttatatatattattattggattggtgattctaaattggccctagtgtgtgggtgtgtttgtgtgtgtcctgcggtgggttggcaccctgccctggattggttccctgccttgtgccctgtgttggctgggattggctccagcagacccccgtgaccctgtgttcggattcagcgggttggaaaatggatggatggatggatatattagtttcagttttagttttagtaattatggcatggagcgtctatggagttagttttgtgtcacaatcagacagaactgtacacttaacagatttggatatgagtttaatgttagtggaagcatactacactgcctggtttactatctggttttgtttttgtctgataaaaacaagcataatcaaaactagacactgaatatgaacaattttacacaattttatcattttaaaaatattttctcatgaaaatcacaggggcttaggaagaacaaggctcttagacttgaatgagtgtgcagaccccacctagctgtattaagggaaacaaagaacaacaagcatgtagtgtcaaggttaggggcagtgagacttgaataggccaccataaaggacagtaagccCATAATGagaagagcaagagcaggtaataggagtacggacaggcataaaacaacagagatctCAGagagtctgagattaagaacaacatatacattgtctaaacctgtttatccagagtagaattgcaggaaatctggagtctacctcagcaggtttggatgcaaggcaggaaaaatccctggtatgcaatatgtttgataaggctgatgttaagaacaaaaagaatatgatatttcaactatctattttgataaagagagaaaaacattgaaaaaagggagacaaatattttaaaatataattctgctaatggattactttcacaatatcaggtattttgagttgtgaatatgaactgaaaaagataaaaattaataaatatggaataaatacaaaaacccattagtatgtttagtttttcatcacttgtcagactgtcTACCTTTggttgtatcgcttcgttgttaaacgatgtttttaaagcaaaagtgactggtcagcaacaacatgctgatcttgtatgatgacctagtcagtttctcaatcagtgccattttattttcaaaaaccgggagtgctctcccctagattttcttgtatactcagaaatggggatggacatttgaggagtaaaccgcaagacaatgattatatttttatattctgtacattaagGAATCATCAACAAGaaatcaatttaataatatattgaacaattattataaaagtgaatttgaataaatcggactctgcaactgtataaataaaaaaaaatcgagtatgtgttcaggtaaaggaccacttctgggtgatggatttggcccaaaagttaatacagaagtATAATTGTGGCGTAACAACCAcatgctgaatttcatccatctatctagttgcgtttttgagttatcgtgtttttacacacacgcatacacgcacacacaggcccacacacacacacacacgcacgcacacgcacacgcacacgcacacagttCCAAAGAAcaatattgttggacactggttagtctataacgtcaagattcatcaaaatatcttggtcgaattttttcatgattactatactttctctatactaagtatatgagaaagtaaaaacgatttctccagtGCGAAGTGGCacgtgaattgctgtcaacaaaaagcagacacctgagaaataaactgaaacgttactcactcgtgatttttctgtccatacggtaaatgttttgttgacaagcacattctgatttcagccgtttgaattacatcttgatatacaacaagcgcaaagaaaggcggcatgcaaatcgctttctatttcgcacgctttacgcacccgcactcagcttgctctgtcaccgcaaatgctgtgtgaacagccgccctcagtcaccagccgccgttcactggatgaatatatgcgggcggctcgtggtggatgactttctgtttaagagttaaaacttacaagggttaaagactaacggcaagaatattcattcaaaaacgaaaactaaaaatattttagtaaattattatcttatttcagttagtctttccagctactttaatagtttaatttagttttagtttttcatttcggttttgttaattattttatttcagtttacgaaaatgtttttttaataatagtttcagttttgattttagttttcgttaactataataaccttgttggagctcagtacctcctgacttacatggcagggcagctgctgcaaatgtcatcaaaatgacccctggaatcacaaggtttgctgtgatGAGAGTAAGTAacatcaagacatgttttgatctgtttatgccattgtcactaaagaaagtcatgattgctatgacagaccttgaaggaaaaaaggttcatggcaacatgtggaatgacattgatgaggaatacctggatgcttatattggtgttcttcttcttgctggtgtttacaaatccagcaatgaggccactgatagtctctgggatgcgtcgacaggcagaaatattttccaggcaacaatgtcacttcagtcatttcaaatgatatcaagagtccttagatttgacaacagagaaactagagaaaaatctgacaagcttgctcccatcagggatgtctgggaaaggtgggtgcagctccttccactgatgttcaacccagggccagaggttacagtagatgaacgttttgtccctttccgtggaaaatgccctttccggcaatacatgcctagtaagccagggaaatacggcataaaaatttgggcagcctgtgatgcaaaaaccagctatgcatggaatctgcagatttacacagggaaacatgcaagtggcattcctgagaaaaatcaaggaaaacgtgtagtcctcgatatgactactggactgcggggtcacaatatcacatgtgacaatttctttaccagctatgaccttggacaagaacttctcaggtggaaacttaccatggtgggcacagtaaaaaaaaataaacctgagctgcctgccgaaattttgcaggtgaaggacagggctccactttcttcacaatttgcttttacagacaccaccacggttgtttcatgttgtccaaaaaaacaccggagtgtgatacttatgtccacttttcacaaagacgcagctgtgtcatcagcaagtgacaaaaagcccataattatcttggactataataaaaacaaaggtggagtggacaacctggacaagctgactgccacctacacttgccagagaatgaccaggagatggccaatggttgtgttttataacattctagatgtgtctgcatacaatgcatttgtgttgtggacccacattcacctagggtggaactcaaccagaaaaaacaagcggagaatgtttcttgaggagttaggaagttcccttgtcaaggcacacattgagcgaagggaacgggtgccccgggacccagccgctgcagccttggtcagacagctgcagagctcacgtagcactccttccacaccatcagcaacacaaagagcatcagtgccagcatcctcttcggccagcactgcctcaacatcaacctacacagccacagccacaagcccactgaggccacctgattcgaaaagaaagaggtgtcaggtctgctctagcaataaagacagaaagacaaacgtactctgcttctactgcaaaaaatagatttgcaaagaacacactaaaagtctcactttttgccacacaagcatctaaatgcacatgcatgttcttgcacacaaagacgttctttggaactagtgcctcatttctattggtttgatttgcttgattgttcgttgtttgtttgaccttgcaaatccacattttcagatttaattgtttagctttccatttattttaaagttatttttgaaaatacttttttgcctttttctttgaaataaatatatatgggtcaaatttgacccgtaacaccatggatgttactatagtaattaatattataataaaaaatatatataacaaatttatttaagagatgtgttctaatacccctcagtaatagtcaggtaacataacaaccttttatttatttaaataattctcttgaggttcatttaatcatttattaaaattgaaaatgggaggtatgctgttaaagtaaaagctcatgaggtcacagcaaaaatattaactcttttagggctaatttttttttttgtttcttttctcccagggctgaatatttttccaaaaactaacattttttaaaaaagaacacaaagcaattgtttaacatatcaaatcaacaaaaaatatttacttttgacaaatgttactgtcttgcatgttgtatgagcctgaattctctatgtgttgttttgatgcctatttttcaattgtctgttgctgcattttctcacatatattgttagtgtgtaccgtagagagacaagtcacccatttgccatcgtgccatgccactgccaccaagttttctgcctgcatgaaaaccgtattgtcacctcttttcatcttctgaaactttatgaactttatgtatggcattatagcctggctcaccccatgggatttgcttctgtttattacagaagtgaataaaactttgcagcagcacgtacctaagccaccaggggacaaaacacgtttggaccaatgctccctgaagttatctcaccagttctgtcctatctctatttgtaatgccacagcgcgcttcatctcgtctttcgttgtgggtttccactttgaataacgagaatgcgatgcaaacgcagcccgcgattcaaaaaaaatctctgcctacctatttgtctcgtctgacagtagctgaaaagcagcatcaggagagagcagcctgaagtacagcagctggtgatctgtcgtgtccaaaagcaagccatgccgtcttgtaaactccggtagccatatcggctctcaacggatcaatgtatgtgtatttatcccatgcgaaccttgccgtagatgcatcggctgcgcgaaggcactcaactggcagcagatccgctcgcgcggcatcggctggtgtctgatcagctgatgcctgcttctaactctcttgctcgatctcctgatcactgccaataaagtccgattctgaaaaatcaagagtccgactccgcggtaatgcgcaaaacaacgtctgccaagtgttttctttcctgcacttgcttcgctgccttttcacatgtcggtgccatcttgccattgtttacatttcgcaactcacgcacacgcaatgtttatttgccgagtcaacgagtttagcattcctccaagcacagagggaatgcctgtgacgtgacagtgagatttgtcgccattaacagctgattgtcgccctttatccctggatgtcgacttttgtcgacattcgccttcaacccctcctgtcgacaaaagtcgacatccgccctaaaagagttaaaaacattcttttaatggacaaggaagcgtaacaaagtaaccaagaggtgaggaaaaaaattggatgataaataattgttttgagggtaatatggctgattaaagacacgggtcaaaaccgacccgttaacataagagatagtaacagaaagctaacataagaggaaggttaaTTCTGTTCACATCCACACAATGGCACAATTtgcacagatttatttatttaaatgtcacTTCAATGCCACTCATTTCTGTGACGCTGTCTATTTCTCaaagtattttctttatttcagttcTTAATCTTAGAGACTGTGTTCATTCATAAATAATCTACTGATTGTtaacattttcagattttaactACAGCTGTGCACTTCACTCACACACCTCAGATGAGTCATTGAGGTGACTGAAGAGTCCCTGTTAGAATTCAAGATAACTCTTATCATCATGTGGCTGAAATTTctatccaaagtgatttacaagttATGATGATTT of the Erpetoichthys calabaricus chromosome 2, fErpCal1.3, whole genome shotgun sequence genome contains:
- the LOC114669412 gene encoding E3 ubiquitin-protein ligase TRIM39-like; this translates as MRETNTRYDSIVGFLRIWFLHKEIADVTFDPETADPYLIVSEDGKEVRDTDTWQRGTDNPKRFGHSVIVLAREGFTSGRHYWEVEVGGKTKWTLGVARESVNRKGEITLSPYNGYWTVCLRNENEYEANTDCPLHLPLRVKPQTVGVFLDYDEGQVSFYNAQSRSHLYTFTDSFTEPLYPFFSPELNDGGKNAAPLVICPLRTH